Within the Flavobacterium sp. 9R genome, the region AAGGAAAACAAGCGTTTACAACAGCTGGAAAAAAAGTAACCGTTTACACAACAGCAGCCAATACCGACTTGCGATTAAGCCCGACAGCTCATTTGGTTTTTGCAAAAGCAGCGCAACCGCTAGAAACAGAAATATCCATTTTTGTTGAGCCACAACGAAAATTCCAATCCTTGATGGGAATTGGAGGTGCCATTACGGATGCAAGTGCCGAAGTGTTTGCCAAGTTGTCAAAAGAAAAACAGCAAGAATTTTTAACTGCTTACTACGATACACAAAAAGGCATAGGCTATTCATTGCTAAGAACAACAATTCATAGCTCTGATTTTAGCAGTGGAAGCTATACTTATATCGAAGAAGGCGATAAGGATTTGAAAACATTTTCTATTGACCACGACAAACAATTCCGAATCCCAATGATTAAGCAAGCCACTCAAGCTGCAGGCGGAAAAATAGTAACCTATGTTTCTCCTTGGAGCCCACCAGCCTTTATGAAAAGCAACAAGCAAATGCTAAAAGGCGGAACACTCTTGCCAGAATATTACCAAGCTTGGGCCAATTATTACGCCAAGTTTATCAAAGCCTACGAAAAAGAAGGAATGCCTATTTGGGGATTGACCATTCAAAACGAACCTATGGCAGTACAAACTTGGGAATCTTGTGTTTTCTCTGCCGAAGCCGAAAGAGACTTCTTGAAAAACTACCTAGGACCAACCTTAAAAAAAGAAGGACTAGGCAACAAAAAAATCATTGTTTGGGACCACAACCGCGATTTGATGAATCAAAGAGCCAATGTGATTTTTACCGACCCCGAAGCCTCAAAATATGCTTGGGGAATGGGATTTCACTGGTACGAAACTTGGGCAGGAGGCGCGCCAATGTATGATAACGTAGCCAAAGTTCACGAAGCCTTCCCAGATAAAAACCTCATTTTTACCGAAGGTTGTATCGAAAAATTCGATGCTCAAAAATACCAATTTTGGCCTAACGCCGAACGATACGGAGCCTCAATGATACACGATTTTAATAACGGAACTGTAGCTTGGACCGATTGGAATATTCTCCTCGATGAAAACGGAGGACCTAATCACGTGGGGAATTTTTGCTTCGCGCCCATCCATGCCGATTCTCAATCGGGATCGCTAATCTACACGCCGTCTTATTATTATATTGGTCATTTTGCCAAATTCATTCGTCCGCAAGCGCGCAGAGTAGCCACCGCCTCTAGTCGCAGTAGTCTAATCAGCACATCATTTCAAAATGCAGATGGCTCAATGGTCACCGTGGTCATGAACCAAAGCGACAAAGAAGTCACTTACAATTTGATGATTGCTTCCGAGAAAACCGTAACCACAATACCACCACATAGTATTCAGACCTTGCTGTATTAAAACAGCAAAAACAGGAATAGGAAAAGCAGGAGCGAAACATTAGGCAGTACCTGTAGGCAACGTTCCCGCCATCCTTCCTAAGCAGCCGAGCCGAACACCGGCTCAGCTGCTTATCCCTCCTGTCGGGGCTAGGCAGCTATCAAAAGTGATTTTTTGGCAGCAAAGTATTCATATCAAAACTAACTCTAAAATTCTATAAACATTCCTACTTATGAAATTTGATATAACCAAAATAACACGATACTTACTATACAGTTTGGCTATTGCCATGCAAATTAGTTGTTCTTCCCCAAGCGATGGAGGAGATCCAACTCCAACGCCCACACCTACGCCCAATCCACCCGCTACCAAAAACGAAGTAGAGTATTGGCTTACCAAAGGCGACCAATCCGTACTATTGACCAAACAAAATGCGATTCTTGCCTTTGGAACTTTGCCCAATGCTTATGCCTCTATCGAAGTAAACGACGCACAAACTTTTCAATCCATCGACGGATTTGGATATACCCTAACTGGAGGAAGTGCCGATGTCATCAACCAGCTGACTGCTACTAAGAAAAAAGAATTGTTGCAAGAACTTTTTGGTGCTTCCGAAACTAGTATCGGCGTAAGCTATATTCGTATCAGTATTGGCGCTTCAGATTTGAATGCGGCTCCTTTCACTTACAATGATCTTCCTGCTGGCGACACAGATTTGACTTTGTCAAAATTCAGTTTGGCCCCAGATAAAAATGGCGTGATTGCTCTTTTAAAAGAAATTTTAGCCATCAATCCAAACATTAAAGTTCTTGCAACGCCTTGGTCAGCACCACTTTGGATGAAAGACAAAGCCAGTTTCGTTGGAGGAAGTTTACAAACACAATATTATGGAGTATACGCAAACTATTTTGTGAAATACATCCAACTTATGAAAGCCGAGGGCATCACTATCGATGCAATTACGCCACAAAACGAACCTTTGCACGGAGGTAATAATCCAAGTATGGTAATGACAGCAGAAGAACAAGCCAATTTTATCAAAAATAGTTTAGGTCCTGCTTTTAAAACAGCTGGAATAACGACTAAGATTATTGCTTATGACCACAACTGCGATAACATACAATATGCCACTACCATTTTTAATGATGCTGCAGCAGCACCATTTGTAGACGGATCTGCTTATCATTTGTACGGTGGCAATATCAATGCACTTTCTTCAATCTACAATGCATTTCCTACCAAGAATGTTTATTTCACAGAACAATACACAGGAGCAGATGGGGATTTTGGAGGGGATTTAAAATGGCATGTAAAAAATGTAATCATTGGCTCTATGCGCAATTGGAGTAAAAATGCATTAGAATGGAATTTGGCCAACAACAGTACTTTCGGGCCGCACACTAATGGTGGCTGTTCTACTTGCAAAGGTGCATTAACAGTAAATACTAGCGAATCTTTCAATCGTAATGTTGCCTATTATATCATTGCCCATGCTTCTAAATTCGTACCTGCAGGTTCCGTTCGAATTGGCAGTAACGTAGTAGGAAATTTAAACAATGTGGCTTTCAAAACACCTGCAGGTAAAAAAGTTTTGATTGTAGAAAACGATGGTAATACCAACGAAATTTTTAATATTAAAAACAACGGAAAATGGGTAACCACCTCACTTGATGCGGGTGCTGTAGCCACATTTGTTTGGTAGTTTTTCTTCACAACCCTTTTAGAGTATCAAACTTTAAAAGGGTTATTTTAAACACAATAAAAATGAAAAAAATAATTTTTATTCTTCTTGTTTGGCTGCCAACAGTCGGATGGGCTCAAGGCTTTTTGCACAGAGACCATCAAAAGATTGTGGATGAAAAAGGACAAAATATAGTACTTCGAGGTTTGGGTCTAGGAGGTTGGATGGTGCAAGAAGGCTATATGCTCAAAACGGGCAATTTTGCTGGACCACAATACAAGATTAAGGAAAAAATTTTAGCTGTAATTGGCGCTGAGGCCACCGAAAAATTTTACCAAACCTACAAAGACAGCGGCATCACCAAAAAGGATATCGATTCCTTGGCTGCTTGGGGATTCAATTCAGTGCGATTGCCAATGCATTATAATTTGTATACACCCGCTATTGAAAACGAAAAAAATGGTGAAATCACCTGGCTAGAAGAAGGTTTCAAACGCACCGATGCTTTGCTAAAATGGTGTGAAGCCAATAAAATATATTTGATTTTAGATTTGCATGCCGCTCCCGGAGGTCAAGGAAAAGATGCTGCAATATCAGACTATGATGGGTCAAAACCATCGCTCTGGGAGAGTGCTGCTAATCGCAATAAAATGATAGCTTTTTGGAAAAAAATAGCTGAACGCTACAAGGACAATCCTTGGGTGGGAGCCTATGATATTATCAATGAGCCCAATTGGAATTTTACCGGAACCAATGCCAATGGCTGCGACGAAGCTTCGAATGGTCCATTGCGTTCTTTGCTAATGGAGACCACTCAGGCCATTAGAGCCATTGATAAAAACCATTTGATTTTTATTGAGGGCAATTGTTGGGGCAATAACTACAACGGAATTTTTCCGCTTTGGGATAATAACTTAGCTTTGAGTTTTCATAAATATTGGAATACCAATGACCAAGCTTCCATTCAAACGATGTTGGATTACAGAACCCAATATGATGTTCCGATTTGGTTAGGCGAAAGTGGTGAAAACTCCAACGTTTGGTTCAAAGATGCGATTCGTCTAGTAGAGCAAAACAATATTGGTTGGGCTTTTTGGCCAATGAAAAAAATAGAAAGTATCGCTGGAGTAACTTCGGTAACTCAGCCGCAAGGCTATCAGCAATTACTGGAGTATTGGAAAGATGGAAAATCAAAACCAAGCCCAGCATTTGCCACAAAAGTCCTGATGGAATTGGCAAATAATTACAAGCTAGAAAAGGTTACAATTAGACCAGATGTGGTAGATGCTATGTTCAGACAAGTACAAAATTCTACGGCCAAAGCCTTCAAAAAAAATCTACTTCCAGCTCGAATTCTAGCTACCAATTATGACTTGGGCACACAAGGAGTAGCTTATTATGATACCGATTTTCAAAATATCGATGGTACAAAGTTTACTCCGTACAACAAAGGTTTCATAGGAAGAAATGACGGCGTTGATATTGTTCCTTCAAGCAATAAAGAGAGCAAAGGTTTTCAAGTAGGATTTATTGAGGCGGGAGAATGGTTGCAATACACAGTAACTTCCAAAAAGAAAGCTACTTATTCGGCTAGCATTACTTATGCGAGTGCTACAACAGAGGGGCAAGTGCATTTGGTTTTTGGAAACAACAAAAAAACAGAAAGTGTTCTGCTTCCCGCTACAGGAAACAATGACAAGTATAGTACTGTCACGATTTCCAACATTGCTTTAGAAAAAGGGGATACACCCGTACAAGTCGTTTTTGAAAAAGGAGGAATCCATTTTACGTATTTACAATTTAAAATAATGAACTAATGATGAAAATACACACTTTTAATGCAAAAATAGGTTTCGTTTTGGGCTTGTTTTTATTGGTTTTTCTTTCTTGTAGTGGCTCGGGTAGCGGTTCTGAAGAACCTGTTATTCCAACACCTTCCAATCTTTCGGTTACCGCAACTATTGTGGGTGCCGATGCGCAAAACCCTGCCGGTGACGGAAGCGGAAAAGTTAATTTTAAAATTAATGCCACCAATGCTACTTCATACAAACTATTGATAGAAGGCAAAGTGATTGATGTAACCACTACCGATTATGCTTATGTTTTTAAAACTGTTGGCACGAATAGTTATACAATTTTAGCTTCGGCTTATAATGGTACGCAATACATCAATACTACTATTTCGGTAACGGTAAAAGTAGAATCAAAATTGATTTGGTCTGATGAGTTTAACGTAAACGGAGCTCCAGATCCTTCAAAATGGAACACTCAAGTTTGGGATCCAGGGCACGTAAACAATGAGTTGCAATCGTATACGAATCGTTCTAAAAATCTAATCGTTGAAAATGGCGTTTTAAAAGTTACGGCTTATAGAGAAGATTATGGGAAAGGTAAATTTACTTCAGGCAGAATCGAGAGCAATGGCAAGTTTGAATTTACCTATGGAACGATAGTCATTAGAGCCAAAGTACCTGTTGGAGTAGGAACGTGGCCAGCAGTTTGGATGCTTGGCGCCAATATTGGAACAGTAGGATGGCCAGCTTGTGGCGAAATAGACATTTTAGAATCGGTTGGAAAGAATTTGGATCAAAACCATTCCTCACTGCATTCCCCTGGACGTTCTGGAGCGACTCCTGATACAGGAATCATAAAAGTTCCAAACAGCAGCACCGAGTTTCATATTTACAAAGCCAATTGGTCTGCTTCCGAAATCAAATTTTATGTAGATGATGTGTTGTTCTACACGTTTCAAAATTCTGATAAATTTCCATTCAATAAAAATTTCTACTTGATTGTCAATTTGGCAATGGGTGGTGTTTGGGGTGGAGACGTAGATCCTAATTTTACTTCATCTACTTTCGAAATTGATTATATTAGAGTCTATAATTAATACAAACGAATTCTTTTATCTGATGAAAAGCAAAGCAAACATTATCCTTGGACTTTTAGTACTGCTGATTGGAACAACAGTTTCGGCACAATCTTTAAAAGTTATGACTTACAATATCCGTTTGGATATAGCCAGTGATGGGCTCAATGATTGGTCGCACCGAAAGGACTTTTGGATTGCGCAAATGCAGTTTTATGTCCCAGATGTTTTTGGGGTACAAGAAGCAACACCTAATCAGGTAACGGATTTGACGCAAGCTTTTGCTAATTATGTTAAGGTAGGAATTGGTAGAGAATTGGAAGGAAAAGGAGAAGCCTCTTGTGTGTTTTTTAAAAAAGACCGATTTGATCTCCTACAATCCAATACGTTTTGGTTGTCCCAAACGCCTAATCAGGTTTCTATGGGATGGGATGCTGCGTGCAACCGAGTATGTACTTATGTTTTATTGAAAGACAAAAAAAGTAAGCAATTCCTTTGGGTATTCAACACGCATTTGGATCATATGGGTCAGGAAGCCCGTACCAAAGGAATTCAGCTTATTTCAAAAACCATAGCCGAACTAAATACTAAAAATTACCCCGTTATTTTTATGGGCGATTTCAATACGACTCCCAACGAGAGTAGAATTTTGGAATTGAAAAAAGTGATGGAAGATTCCAGAGAATTATCCCAAGAAAAACCTTTTGGACCTGAGGGAACTTTTAATGGATTTCGTTATGATGTGGCGGTGAAAGACCGAATTGATTATATCTTTTTGTCAAAAAATAGCGGGTTGACCGTTCAAAAATATGCGGTTTTGACTGATGCTAAAGACTTGCGCTATCCTTCAGATCATTTTCCAGTTTATGTAGAATTGGTAGTTAAAAAGAAAAAATAGGGATGAAGTACCCCGTT harbors:
- a CDS encoding family 16 glycosylhydrolase, with protein sequence MMKIHTFNAKIGFVLGLFLLVFLSCSGSGSGSEEPVIPTPSNLSVTATIVGADAQNPAGDGSGKVNFKINATNATSYKLLIEGKVIDVTTTDYAYVFKTVGTNSYTILASAYNGTQYINTTISVTVKVESKLIWSDEFNVNGAPDPSKWNTQVWDPGHVNNELQSYTNRSKNLIVENGVLKVTAYREDYGKGKFTSGRIESNGKFEFTYGTIVIRAKVPVGVGTWPAVWMLGANIGTVGWPACGEIDILESVGKNLDQNHSSLHSPGRSGATPDTGIIKVPNSSTEFHIYKANWSASEIKFYVDDVLFYTFQNSDKFPFNKNFYLIVNLAMGGVWGGDVDPNFTSSTFEIDYIRVYN
- a CDS encoding glycoside hydrolase family 30 beta sandwich domain-containing protein, with translation MNKSAISLFCLLLMGTLFAQQKESKGKQAFTTAGKKVTVYTTAANTDLRLSPTAHLVFAKAAQPLETEISIFVEPQRKFQSLMGIGGAITDASAEVFAKLSKEKQQEFLTAYYDTQKGIGYSLLRTTIHSSDFSSGSYTYIEEGDKDLKTFSIDHDKQFRIPMIKQATQAAGGKIVTYVSPWSPPAFMKSNKQMLKGGTLLPEYYQAWANYYAKFIKAYEKEGMPIWGLTIQNEPMAVQTWESCVFSAEAERDFLKNYLGPTLKKEGLGNKKIIVWDHNRDLMNQRANVIFTDPEASKYAWGMGFHWYETWAGGAPMYDNVAKVHEAFPDKNLIFTEGCIEKFDAQKYQFWPNAERYGASMIHDFNNGTVAWTDWNILLDENGGPNHVGNFCFAPIHADSQSGSLIYTPSYYYIGHFAKFIRPQARRVATASSRSSLISTSFQNADGSMVTVVMNQSDKEVTYNLMIASEKTVTTIPPHSIQTLLY
- a CDS encoding cellulase family glycosylhydrolase, with product MKKIIFILLVWLPTVGWAQGFLHRDHQKIVDEKGQNIVLRGLGLGGWMVQEGYMLKTGNFAGPQYKIKEKILAVIGAEATEKFYQTYKDSGITKKDIDSLAAWGFNSVRLPMHYNLYTPAIENEKNGEITWLEEGFKRTDALLKWCEANKIYLILDLHAAPGGQGKDAAISDYDGSKPSLWESAANRNKMIAFWKKIAERYKDNPWVGAYDIINEPNWNFTGTNANGCDEASNGPLRSLLMETTQAIRAIDKNHLIFIEGNCWGNNYNGIFPLWDNNLALSFHKYWNTNDQASIQTMLDYRTQYDVPIWLGESGENSNVWFKDAIRLVEQNNIGWAFWPMKKIESIAGVTSVTQPQGYQQLLEYWKDGKSKPSPAFATKVLMELANNYKLEKVTIRPDVVDAMFRQVQNSTAKAFKKNLLPARILATNYDLGTQGVAYYDTDFQNIDGTKFTPYNKGFIGRNDGVDIVPSSNKESKGFQVGFIEAGEWLQYTVTSKKKATYSASITYASATTEGQVHLVFGNNKKTESVLLPATGNNDKYSTVTISNIALEKGDTPVQVVFEKGGIHFTYLQFKIMN
- a CDS encoding glycoside hydrolase family 30 beta sandwich domain-containing protein: MKFDITKITRYLLYSLAIAMQISCSSPSDGGDPTPTPTPTPNPPATKNEVEYWLTKGDQSVLLTKQNAILAFGTLPNAYASIEVNDAQTFQSIDGFGYTLTGGSADVINQLTATKKKELLQELFGASETSIGVSYIRISIGASDLNAAPFTYNDLPAGDTDLTLSKFSLAPDKNGVIALLKEILAINPNIKVLATPWSAPLWMKDKASFVGGSLQTQYYGVYANYFVKYIQLMKAEGITIDAITPQNEPLHGGNNPSMVMTAEEQANFIKNSLGPAFKTAGITTKIIAYDHNCDNIQYATTIFNDAAAAPFVDGSAYHLYGGNINALSSIYNAFPTKNVYFTEQYTGADGDFGGDLKWHVKNVIIGSMRNWSKNALEWNLANNSTFGPHTNGGCSTCKGALTVNTSESFNRNVAYYIIAHASKFVPAGSVRIGSNVVGNLNNVAFKTPAGKKVLIVENDGNTNEIFNIKNNGKWVTTSLDAGAVATFVW
- a CDS encoding endonuclease/exonuclease/phosphatase family protein, with the protein product MKSKANIILGLLVLLIGTTVSAQSLKVMTYNIRLDIASDGLNDWSHRKDFWIAQMQFYVPDVFGVQEATPNQVTDLTQAFANYVKVGIGRELEGKGEASCVFFKKDRFDLLQSNTFWLSQTPNQVSMGWDAACNRVCTYVLLKDKKSKQFLWVFNTHLDHMGQEARTKGIQLISKTIAELNTKNYPVIFMGDFNTTPNESRILELKKVMEDSRELSQEKPFGPEGTFNGFRYDVAVKDRIDYIFLSKNSGLTVQKYAVLTDAKDLRYPSDHFPVYVELVVKKKK